One Massilia sp. 9096 genomic window carries:
- a CDS encoding hybrid sensor histidine kinase/response regulator, whose product MSAHDPSKVLIVDDLPENLRALEAVIRDEARLIFQAASGEDALSLMLEHEFALAILDVQMPGMDGFELAELMRATSRTRNIPIVFVSAAGRELNYAFKGYEQGAVDFLHKPIDPDAMRSKVQVFVTLDQQRREMQRQMAALERARREQEVLVRELNDTQAELQRSLRMRDEFMSLVAHELRTPLNTLFLETQMRSLQLKRGTMAAFQPEQMETMIRRDERQIKSMIRLIDDMLDVSRMKSGTLSIRPGRVELTGLLERVVADLGLQAHATGTDFVLAPHAPVEGWWDEFRIEQVVVNLLTNALRYGGGGTVEISVHDEDCTRAGGQVRIDVRDHGKGIAPDFIERIFEPYERGAKTGETKGLGLGLYISRQLAASHGGQLTVQSTLGQGATFSLTLPCLVVAVPATASA is encoded by the coding sequence ATGAGCGCACACGACCCAAGCAAAGTGCTGATCGTCGACGATCTTCCGGAAAACCTGCGCGCGCTGGAAGCCGTGATCCGGGACGAGGCGCGCCTGATCTTCCAGGCTGCGTCCGGCGAGGATGCGCTGTCGCTGATGCTCGAACACGAATTCGCGCTGGCCATCCTGGACGTGCAGATGCCGGGCATGGACGGCTTCGAGCTGGCCGAGCTGATGCGCGCCACCTCGCGCACGCGCAACATCCCGATCGTGTTCGTGTCGGCCGCCGGGCGCGAGCTGAATTATGCGTTCAAGGGCTACGAGCAGGGCGCCGTCGACTTCCTGCACAAGCCGATCGATCCGGACGCGATGCGCAGCAAGGTGCAGGTGTTCGTCACGCTCGACCAGCAGCGGCGCGAGATGCAGCGCCAGATGGCGGCCCTGGAGCGCGCCCGGCGCGAGCAGGAAGTGCTGGTGCGCGAGTTGAACGATACCCAGGCCGAGCTGCAGCGCTCGCTGCGCATGCGCGACGAATTCATGTCGCTGGTCGCGCACGAGCTGCGCACGCCGCTCAACACGCTGTTCCTGGAAACCCAGATGCGCAGCCTGCAGCTCAAGCGCGGCACCATGGCCGCGTTCCAGCCGGAGCAGATGGAGACCATGATCCGGCGCGACGAACGCCAGATCAAGTCGATGATCCGCCTGATCGACGACATGCTCGACGTCTCGCGCATGAAGAGCGGCACGCTGTCGATCCGGCCGGGCCGGGTCGAGCTGACCGGGCTGCTCGAGCGCGTGGTGGCCGATCTCGGGCTGCAGGCCCATGCCACCGGCACCGATTTCGTGCTGGCGCCGCATGCGCCGGTCGAAGGCTGGTGGGACGAGTTCCGCATCGAGCAGGTGGTCGTGAACCTCTTGACGAATGCGCTGCGCTACGGCGGCGGCGGCACGGTCGAGATCAGCGTGCACGACGAAGACTGCACCCGGGCCGGCGGCCAGGTGCGCATCGACGTGCGCGACCACGGCAAGGGCATCGCGCCCGACTTCATCGAACGCATCTTCGAGCCCTACGAGCGCGGCGCCAAGACCGGCGAGACCAAGGGGCTGGGCCTGGGTTTGTACATCTCGCGCCAGCTGGCCGCTTCCCACGGCGGCCAGCTGACCGTGCAGAGCACGCTGGGGCAGGGCGCCACCTTCAGCCTGACGCTGCCGTGCCTGGTGGTGGCGGTGCCGGCCACGGCATCGGCCTGA
- the ahpC gene encoding alkyl hydroperoxide reductase subunit C gives MSIINTTIKPFKATAFHDGKFVDLTEADFKGTWSVLMFYPADFTFVCPTELEDLAAFQPEFAKMGVKVYGVSTDSHFAHKAWHDTSEAIKKVNYPLIGDPTGTLARNFEVMIEEEGMALRGTFVINPEGQVKIMEVHDNGIGRDASELMRKVKAAQYVAAHPGEVCPAKWSEGAETLKPSLDLVGKI, from the coding sequence ATGTCCATCATCAACACCACGATCAAACCGTTCAAGGCAACCGCTTTCCACGATGGCAAGTTCGTCGACCTGACCGAAGCCGATTTCAAAGGCACCTGGTCGGTTCTGATGTTCTACCCGGCCGACTTCACTTTCGTCTGCCCGACCGAACTGGAAGACCTGGCTGCTTTCCAGCCGGAGTTCGCCAAGATGGGCGTGAAGGTGTACGGCGTGTCGACCGACAGCCACTTCGCTCACAAGGCATGGCACGACACGTCGGAAGCCATCAAGAAGGTCAACTACCCGCTGATCGGCGACCCGACCGGCACCCTGGCCCGTAACTTCGAAGTCATGATCGAAGAAGAAGGCATGGCGCTGCGCGGCACCTTCGTGATCAATCCGGAAGGCCAGGTCAAGATCATGGAAGTGCACGACAACGGCATCGGCCGCGACGCATCGGAACTGATGCGCAAGGTCAAGGCAGCCCAGTACGTCGCAGCACACCCGGGCGAAGTCTGCCCGGCCAAGTGGAGCGAAGGCGCCGAAACCCTGAAGCCGTCGCTGGACCTGGTCGGCAAGATCTAA
- a CDS encoding chemotaxis protein CheB — MSGARPTSSRAGTGAGAHPAALSRAQVRAALGGRRIEAIVIGGSAGGVDALVALLPGIPAGYTLPVFCMLHLPADRESRLAELFDERLPVPVREALDKASIAPGTIYFAGPGYHLSVERDRTFSLSCEPPVAFARPAIDVLMESAADAYGPNLAAILLTGANHDGATGMAAIHARGGFTVVQDPQDAQVPIMPQEALRRIKPNLVLPLAAIHALLPMLEREEP; from the coding sequence ATGAGCGGCGCCCGACCCACATCGAGCCGGGCCGGGACAGGCGCCGGCGCCCACCCGGCGGCGCTGTCGCGCGCACAGGTGCGTGCGGCGCTGGGCGGGCGGCGCATCGAGGCGATCGTGATCGGCGGCTCGGCCGGCGGGGTGGACGCCTTGGTGGCGCTGCTGCCGGGGATCCCGGCCGGCTACACGCTGCCGGTGTTCTGCATGCTGCACCTGCCGGCCGACCGCGAGAGCCGCCTGGCCGAGCTGTTCGACGAGCGCCTGCCGGTGCCGGTACGCGAAGCGCTCGACAAGGCCTCGATCGCGCCCGGCACGATCTACTTCGCCGGCCCCGGCTACCACCTGTCGGTCGAACGCGACCGCACCTTCTCGCTGAGCTGCGAGCCGCCGGTGGCGTTCGCGCGGCCGGCCATCGACGTGCTGATGGAGTCGGCCGCCGACGCCTACGGTCCGAACCTGGCCGCGATCCTGCTGACCGGGGCCAACCACGACGGCGCCACCGGCATGGCCGCGATCCACGCCCGCGGCGGCTTCACCGTGGTCCAGGACCCGCAGGACGCGCAAGTGCCGATCATGCCGCAGGAGGCGCTGCGCCGCATCAAGCCGAACCTGGTGCTGCCGCTGGCAGCGATCCATGCGCTGTTGCCGATGTTGGAGAGGGAGGAACCATGA
- a CDS encoding M4 family metallopeptidase: MQADKHLHPCCCFIIPPKMLRKLALDADEAERKLLLDQLERSAFIRGQRAARGVAAPGLVASGGEKHRTVYDAGHGTRLPGKRVRDENGAPVADTAVNQAFDNAGTTYDFYEQVLRRNSIDGNGMRIDSSVHYSKKYNNAFWNGSQMVYGDGDGKLFNGFTGALDVIAHELTHGVTQYTVPGGGLVYEGQSGALNESISDVFGSVVKQWHLKQTPQQADWLIGAGILAPSVGKALRSMAEPGNTAVTWSGDDQPATMAGYVEDGDVHTNSGIPNHAFYLAAMKLNVNSWEKAGPIWYQALPLLRSNASFLDAANATVKAAQVLYGTGSSEAAAVQAAWREVGVMS, translated from the coding sequence ATGCAAGCCGACAAGCACCTTCATCCCTGCTGCTGTTTCATCATTCCTCCCAAAATGCTGCGCAAGCTCGCGTTGGATGCCGACGAGGCCGAGCGCAAGCTGCTGCTGGACCAGCTCGAGCGCTCCGCCTTCATCCGCGGCCAGCGCGCCGCGCGCGGCGTGGCGGCGCCCGGCCTGGTCGCCTCGGGCGGCGAAAAACACCGCACCGTCTACGACGCCGGCCATGGCACCCGCCTGCCAGGCAAGCGCGTACGCGACGAGAACGGCGCCCCGGTCGCCGACACCGCGGTCAACCAGGCTTTCGATAACGCCGGCACGACCTACGACTTCTACGAGCAGGTGCTGCGTCGCAATTCGATCGACGGCAACGGCATGCGCATCGATTCGAGTGTTCACTACAGCAAGAAGTACAACAATGCCTTCTGGAACGGCAGCCAGATGGTGTACGGCGATGGCGACGGCAAGCTGTTCAACGGTTTCACCGGCGCCCTCGACGTCATCGCGCACGAGCTGACCCATGGCGTCACCCAGTACACGGTGCCGGGCGGCGGCCTGGTGTACGAAGGCCAGAGCGGGGCGCTGAACGAATCGATCTCCGACGTGTTCGGCTCGGTCGTCAAGCAATGGCACTTGAAGCAGACGCCGCAGCAGGCCGACTGGCTGATCGGCGCCGGCATCCTGGCGCCGTCGGTCGGCAAGGCGCTGCGCTCGATGGCCGAGCCCGGCAACACGGCCGTCACCTGGTCGGGCGACGACCAGCCCGCCACCATGGCCGGCTATGTCGAAGATGGCGACGTGCACACTAATTCTGGCATTCCGAACCATGCGTTCTACCTGGCGGCGATGAAGCTGAACGTGAACAGCTGGGAAAAGGCCGGACCGATCTGGTACCAGGCGCTGCCGCTGCTGCGCTCCAACGCAAGCTTCCTCGACGCCGCCAACGCGACGGTCAAGGCGGCGCAAGTGCTGTACGGCACCGGATCGAGCGAGGCGGCGGCGGTGCAGGCCGCCTGGCGCGAGGTCGGCGTCATGTCGTGA
- the ahpF gene encoding alkyl hydroperoxide reductase subunit F: MLDNDLKTQLGAYLQRVQQPFELVASLDDSDTSKQTLELLQTIQSLRADKITVRLDGNDARKPSFSVQRTGSDTSLRFAGLPLGHEFTSLVLALLWTGGHPPKVEQDTIDAIKALDGDYNFEMYMSLTCHNCPDVVQALSLMAILNPRVKTTVIEGGAFQKEVEQRQVMAVPMVFLNGELFGSGRMMIEEIVAKLDKGAGERDAAKLNAKDPYDVLIVGGGPSGSAAAVYAARKGIRTGIATERMGGQVNDTMSIENYISVLETDGPKFSAALEAQVRHYGVDIMTQQTAAKIIPPSQPGELVEVQFANGGSLKSATVILSTGARWRNVNVPGEQEYKNAGVNYCPHCDGPLYKGKRVAVIGGGNSGVEAAIDLAGIVEHVTLIEFANQLKADAVLVNKLQSLANVTIHVNAQTTEITGDGKKVNGIGFKDRVSGEDKHVELEGVFVQIGLVPNTEWLKGTLELSRFGEIVVDGHGRTSVPGVFAGGDATTTPFKQIVIAAGEGARAALSAFDYLIRMPVAVEAA; encoded by the coding sequence GTGCTTGACAACGACCTGAAGACCCAGCTGGGCGCCTACCTGCAGCGTGTGCAGCAACCGTTCGAGCTCGTCGCCTCCCTGGACGACAGCGACACTTCCAAGCAGACGCTCGAACTGCTGCAGACCATCCAGAGCCTGCGCGCCGACAAGATCACCGTCCGTCTCGACGGCAACGATGCGCGCAAGCCGTCGTTTTCCGTCCAGCGCACCGGCAGCGACACCTCGCTGCGTTTCGCCGGCCTGCCGCTGGGCCACGAGTTCACCTCGCTGGTGCTGGCGCTGCTGTGGACCGGCGGCCACCCGCCGAAGGTCGAGCAGGACACGATCGACGCGATCAAGGCCCTGGACGGCGACTACAACTTCGAGATGTACATGTCGCTGACCTGCCATAACTGCCCGGACGTGGTGCAGGCGTTGTCGCTGATGGCCATCCTGAACCCGCGTGTCAAAACCACCGTGATCGAAGGCGGCGCCTTCCAGAAGGAAGTCGAGCAGCGCCAGGTGATGGCGGTGCCGATGGTGTTCCTGAACGGCGAACTGTTCGGTTCGGGCCGCATGATGATCGAAGAGATCGTCGCCAAGCTGGACAAGGGCGCCGGCGAGCGCGACGCCGCCAAGCTGAATGCGAAAGATCCGTACGACGTGCTGATCGTCGGCGGTGGCCCGTCGGGTTCGGCGGCCGCCGTGTACGCGGCCCGCAAGGGCATCCGCACCGGTATCGCCACCGAGCGCATGGGCGGCCAGGTAAACGACACCATGTCGATCGAGAACTACATCTCGGTGCTGGAAACCGACGGCCCGAAATTCTCGGCCGCGCTGGAAGCGCAGGTGCGCCACTATGGCGTCGACATCATGACCCAGCAGACCGCCGCCAAGATCATCCCGCCGTCGCAGCCGGGTGAACTGGTCGAAGTGCAGTTCGCCAATGGCGGCTCGCTGAAGTCGGCCACCGTGATCCTGTCGACCGGTGCGCGCTGGAGGAACGTCAACGTGCCGGGCGAGCAGGAATACAAGAACGCCGGCGTGAACTACTGCCCGCACTGCGACGGCCCGCTGTACAAAGGCAAGCGCGTGGCGGTCATCGGCGGCGGCAACTCGGGCGTCGAAGCGGCGATCGACCTGGCCGGCATCGTCGAGCACGTGACCCTGATCGAATTCGCCAACCAGCTGAAGGCCGACGCGGTGCTGGTCAACAAGCTGCAAAGCCTGGCGAACGTGACCATCCACGTCAATGCCCAGACCACCGAGATCACCGGCGACGGCAAGAAGGTCAACGGCATCGGCTTCAAGGACCGTGTCAGCGGCGAAGACAAGCACGTCGAGCTGGAAGGCGTGTTCGTGCAGATCGGCCTGGTGCCGAACACCGAATGGCTCAAGGGCACGCTGGAACTGTCGCGCTTCGGCGAGATCGTGGTCGACGGCCACGGCCGCACCAGCGTGCCGGGCGTGTTCGCCGGCGGCGACGCTACCACGACGCCGTTCAAGCAGATCGTGATCGCGGCGGGCGAGGGTGCACGTGCGGCGCTGTCGGCCTTCGACTACCTGATCCGCATGCCGGTGGCGGTCGAAGCGGCGTAA
- a CDS encoding response regulator, with protein sequence MSASSIDSDQFRRILSRNVAMPLGMGVLSALVFVGIIAYLINVLSWVEHSEHVIGQANEIGKLASDMQTNTRGYLLSGDNDYLQFYSGAKTKVSAELEELARQVVDNPAQVERVGRWRAAHLQWQAYADEMMALRGKNADVVEIVKSGRGKALSTEMRMRADEFLRVEEDLLHERNASSRNVIGWSVAAFLTFSLIVAGLLAMFGRRDLTHLSRSYNETLEHEAQHNEELRQQDWLRTGQAELASQSTGIHELSGLAERVLNYVARYLDGAVAAMYVRSEDGVLTRIGTYGLAPGLARHNEVIQPDESLAAKAANEGRALVLRDLPPDYIKVGSSLGEAAPRELLIAPISNHGKIKGIIEIGFLRLVTQRDQDFMGLIGPAVGSSVAAVLYRQRLQVALEEQQALNEELQVQQEELRTANEELEEQSRALEESQSALENQQAELEQTNEQLAEQANNLDLKNVALTLAQNQLRERALELERASRYKSEFLANMSHELRTPLNSSLILAKLLSDNQAGNLNEEQVRFAQTIYSAGNDLLNLINDILDISKVEAGKLELVPEDLPLRRVIEGMARTFEPLARQKELEFVLQVAPEVPATIHTDRQRLEQILKNMLSNAVKFTDGGRVSLSVTARDDGWVQFAVQDSGIGISADQLERIFDAFHQADGSTARKYGGTGLGLSISRDLAGLLGGTIQVTSTPGAGSTFTLSLPRNGAVAATPPAPVAHTPAPVPAAARARASAAAEEAAPQPSIPSFADDRGQPAAGVRTVLVVEDDPEFARILYGLAHDMEFRCLVAHSAGEGLELAMGENPDAILLDVRLPDGSGLSVLQQLKDNAATRHIPVHMVSSQDNAGEALQLGAIGYALKPTSREQLEEVFVKLKDKSSQKVKRVLLVEDDERQRDSVVHLISDSDVDIAAVGSGEEALTLLRAEIFDCMIIDLKLPDMQGNELLKRMSQEELCSFPPVIVYTGRNLTRDEEAELSKYSRSIIIKGARSPERLLDEVTLFLHKVESKLSSERQNMLKTVRGRDRVFEGRTILLVDDDVRNVFALTSALEQRGAKVEVGRNGFEAISKLNELEAVDLVLMDVMMPGMDGLEATRRIRQDPRFTRLPIIAVTAKAMKDDQEQCLAAGANDYLAKPIDLTRLYSLLRVWMPTLERI encoded by the coding sequence ATGTCCGCTTCGAGTATAGATAGCGATCAGTTCCGCCGCATCCTTTCCCGCAACGTCGCCATGCCGCTGGGCATGGGCGTGCTCAGCGCGCTGGTCTTCGTTGGCATCATCGCCTATTTGATCAACGTATTGAGCTGGGTCGAGCATTCCGAACACGTGATCGGCCAAGCCAATGAAATCGGCAAGCTGGCTTCCGACATGCAGACCAACACGCGTGGTTATCTGCTGTCCGGCGACAACGATTACCTCCAGTTTTATTCGGGCGCCAAAACCAAGGTCAGCGCCGAGCTGGAGGAGTTGGCCCGCCAGGTGGTCGACAATCCTGCCCAGGTGGAGCGCGTCGGGCGCTGGCGCGCCGCCCACCTGCAATGGCAGGCCTACGCCGATGAGATGATGGCCCTGCGCGGCAAGAACGCCGACGTGGTCGAGATCGTCAAGAGCGGACGCGGCAAGGCCTTGAGCACAGAAATGCGGATGCGTGCCGACGAGTTCCTGCGCGTCGAGGAGGACCTGCTGCACGAGCGTAACGCCTCGTCGCGCAACGTGATCGGATGGTCGGTCGCGGCGTTCCTGACCTTCAGCCTGATCGTGGCCGGCCTGCTGGCGATGTTCGGCCGGCGCGACCTGACCCACCTGTCGCGTTCGTATAACGAGACCCTCGAGCACGAGGCCCAGCACAACGAGGAACTGCGCCAGCAGGACTGGCTGCGTACCGGCCAGGCCGAGCTGGCCAGCCAGAGTACCGGCATCCACGAGCTGAGCGGCCTGGCCGAGCGCGTGCTGAACTACGTCGCGCGCTACCTGGACGGCGCCGTGGCGGCGATGTACGTGCGCAGCGAAGACGGCGTGCTGACCCGCATCGGCACCTACGGCTTGGCGCCCGGCCTGGCCAGGCATAACGAAGTGATCCAGCCGGACGAGTCGCTGGCCGCCAAGGCCGCCAACGAGGGCCGGGCGCTGGTGCTGCGCGACCTGCCGCCGGACTACATCAAGGTCGGGTCGAGCCTGGGCGAAGCCGCGCCGCGCGAACTGCTGATCGCACCGATATCGAACCACGGCAAGATCAAGGGCATCATCGAGATCGGCTTCCTGCGCCTCGTCACCCAGCGCGACCAGGATTTCATGGGACTGATCGGCCCGGCGGTGGGCTCGTCGGTGGCCGCGGTGCTGTACCGCCAGCGCCTGCAGGTCGCGCTGGAAGAGCAGCAGGCGCTCAACGAGGAACTGCAGGTGCAGCAGGAAGAGCTGCGCACCGCCAACGAGGAACTCGAAGAGCAGTCGCGCGCGCTGGAGGAATCGCAGTCGGCGCTGGAAAACCAGCAGGCCGAACTGGAGCAGACCAACGAGCAGCTGGCCGAGCAGGCCAACAACCTCGACCTGAAGAACGTCGCGCTGACCCTGGCCCAGAACCAGCTGCGCGAGCGCGCGCTGGAGCTGGAGCGCGCCAGCCGCTACAAATCCGAGTTCCTGGCGAACATGTCGCACGAACTCAGGACGCCGCTGAACAGCTCGCTGATCCTGGCCAAGCTGTTGTCCGACAACCAGGCCGGCAACCTGAACGAAGAGCAGGTGCGCTTCGCCCAGACCATCTATTCGGCCGGCAACGACCTGCTGAACCTGATCAACGACATCCTCGACATCTCGAAGGTCGAAGCCGGCAAGCTCGAACTGGTGCCGGAAGACCTGCCGCTGCGCCGCGTGATCGAGGGGATGGCGCGCACCTTCGAGCCGCTGGCGCGCCAGAAGGAGCTCGAATTCGTGCTGCAGGTGGCGCCGGAAGTGCCGGCCACGATCCACACCGACCGCCAGCGCCTGGAGCAGATCCTCAAGAACATGCTGTCGAACGCGGTCAAGTTCACCGACGGCGGCCGCGTCAGCCTGAGCGTGACGGCGCGCGACGATGGCTGGGTCCAGTTCGCGGTGCAGGATTCCGGCATCGGCATTTCCGCCGACCAGCTGGAACGCATCTTCGACGCCTTCCACCAGGCCGACGGCTCGACCGCGCGCAAGTACGGCGGCACCGGCCTGGGCCTGTCGATCTCGCGCGACCTGGCCGGCCTGCTGGGCGGCACCATCCAGGTGACCAGTACCCCGGGCGCCGGCAGCACCTTCACCCTAAGCCTGCCACGCAACGGCGCGGTGGCGGCCACGCCGCCGGCCCCGGTCGCGCATACGCCCGCGCCCGTGCCGGCGGCTGCGCGTGCCCGTGCGAGCGCCGCTGCCGAGGAAGCCGCGCCGCAGCCTTCGATCCCGAGCTTCGCCGACGACCGCGGCCAGCCCGCCGCCGGCGTGCGCACCGTGCTGGTGGTCGAGGACGATCCGGAATTCGCGCGCATCCTGTACGGCCTGGCGCACGACATGGAATTCCGCTGCCTGGTCGCGCACTCCGCCGGCGAAGGCCTGGAGCTGGCGATGGGCGAGAACCCGGACGCGATCCTGCTCGACGTGCGCCTGCCCGACGGCTCCGGCCTGTCGGTGCTGCAGCAGCTCAAGGACAACGCGGCCACCCGCCACATCCCGGTGCACATGGTGTCGAGCCAGGACAATGCCGGCGAGGCGCTGCAGCTGGGCGCGATCGGCTACGCTCTCAAGCCGACCTCGCGCGAGCAGCTGGAAGAAGTCTTCGTCAAGCTCAAGGACAAGTCGTCGCAGAAGGTCAAGCGCGTGCTGCTGGTCGAGGACGACGAGCGCCAGCGCGACAGCGTGGTCCATCTGATCTCGGACAGCGACGTCGACATCGCGGCGGTCGGTTCGGGCGAGGAAGCCTTGACCCTGTTGCGCGCCGAGATTTTCGATTGCATGATCATCGACCTGAAGCTGCCCGACATGCAGGGCAACGAGCTGCTCAAGCGCATGTCGCAGGAAGAGCTGTGCTCGTTCCCGCCGGTGATCGTCTACACCGGCCGCAACCTGACGCGCGACGAGGAAGCCGAATTGTCGAAGTACTCGCGATCGATCATCATCAAGGGCGCGCGCTCGCCGGAGCGCCTGCTCGACGAGGTCACGCTGTTCCTGCACAAGGTCGAGTCCAAGCTCTCGTCCGAACGCCAGAACATGCTCAAGACCGTGCGCGGGCGCGACCGCGTATTCGAGGGCCGCACCATCCTACTGGTCGACGACGACGTGCGCAACGTGTTCGCCTTGACCTCCGCGCTGGAGCAGCGCGGCGCCAAGGTCGAGGTGGGCCGCAACGGCTTCGAGGCCATCTCCAAGCTGAACGAACTGGAAGCGGTCGACCTGGTGCTGATGGACGTGATGATGCCGGGCATGGACGGCCTGGAAGCCACGCGCCGCATCCGCCAGGACCCGCGCTTCACGCGCCTGCCGATCATCGCCGTGACCGCCAAGGCGATGAAGGATGACCAGGAACAATGCCTGGCCGCGGGCGCCAACGACTACCTGGCCAAGCCGATCGACCTGACCCGGCTGTACTCGCTGCTGCGCGTATGGATGCCGACCCTGGAGCGCATTTGA
- a CDS encoding protein-glutamate O-methyltransferase CheR, with product MSDIDIELRMLVEAVYLKYNYDFRDYTGASQKRRVLVALREMEVATVSELQARVMHDADAFRQLLQFLTIPVTEMFRDPEYYLALRQHVVPILKTYPSLNVWVAGCSTGEEVYSMAILLQEEGLIERTQIYATDINPESLAAARRGVMPLERMRAYTENYQKAGGKRAFSDYYTAAYGGALFERALVDNVTFADHSLATDSVFAETHFISCRNVMIYFNRRLQNRVLGLFHESLCHRGFLGLGSKESIEFSSHAQAFEPLARRERVFRKVGA from the coding sequence ATGAGCGACATCGACATCGAGCTGCGGATGCTCGTCGAAGCCGTCTACCTGAAGTACAACTACGACTTCCGCGACTACACCGGCGCTTCGCAGAAGCGCCGCGTGCTGGTCGCGCTGCGCGAGATGGAAGTGGCGACCGTGTCCGAACTGCAGGCGCGCGTGATGCACGACGCCGACGCGTTCCGCCAGCTGCTGCAGTTCCTGACCATCCCGGTGACGGAAATGTTCCGCGACCCCGAGTATTACCTCGCGCTGCGCCAGCACGTGGTGCCGATCCTGAAGACCTATCCGTCGCTGAACGTCTGGGTGGCCGGCTGCAGCACCGGCGAGGAAGTCTATTCGATGGCCATCCTGCTGCAGGAAGAAGGGCTGATCGAGCGCACCCAGATCTACGCGACCGACATCAATCCGGAGTCGCTGGCGGCGGCGCGGCGCGGCGTGATGCCGCTCGAGCGCATGCGCGCCTACACCGAGAACTACCAGAAGGCAGGCGGCAAACGCGCCTTTTCCGACTACTACACGGCGGCCTACGGCGGCGCCTTGTTCGAGCGCGCACTGGTCGACAACGTCACCTTCGCCGACCACAGCCTGGCCACCGACAGCGTGTTCGCCGAGACCCACTTCATCAGCTGCCGCAACGTGATGATCTACTTTAACCGGCGCCTGCAGAACCGGGTGCTCGGACTGTTCCACGAATCGCTGTGCCACCGTGGCTTCCTCGGCCTGGGCAGCAAGGAGAGCATCGAGTTCTCCAGCCATGCCCAGGCGTTCGAGCCGCTGGCCCGCCGGGAACGCGTGTTCCGCAAGGTGGGCGCATGA